TAATCCAAAGAAAATTATTTTTATGTGTCATCTTCACTCCGGGTATCTTGACTAAAGATAACAAAAATCGTATCAAGAATCATCCTCAACCAGGGTATTTAATCGGGTAAGCACCTCATTTTTCACGATTTCAGGGAGTTCATCGGCAATCAATCCGTAATGCTCATTGATTTGAAACCGGACTCCGGCATAGAGGTTATCTCCTGTCCCGGCGATGTAGGACCAGCGTTTTCCGAAAATTTGACACACCGCCAGGGAGATGCCATAGTTTTCGTGGATATCCCGGCAGAGTTCATTGATTTTTTTTTCAGATATAGACATCCCGTTCACCGGTGGAAATTCGTTGGTAATAGTTTTCAAAATTTTCCAGGAGTTTCCCCCGTTTGAAAAAAGGAATTGACCGGATTTCCGCCAGTTCCTTTTCCAGGAGTTTTTCACCGACGGCTTTGGTTTCCGGCGAAGCGTAATCTTCCAGGTATTCCTTAAAAGTGAGGACGGCATTCAACTTGCAAAATTTTCCCTCGGTGCAGCTTTTCAAAAGACCCATAATCTTGTCCCCGGTCCTGCCGCAACGATATCCGGCCGTACAAAAACTGGTGATCATATCCATTTCCGCCAATTCACGGACCACATCGTCCAGTCGACGGGTATCACCAAGGATAAACTGTTGGGCGTCTTCGTCCTGGTCTCCCTGTTGGACGTTGTTCAACACTTTCAGGGCTTCCGTATAACCACCAATCCCAATTTTTGTCGAAGCATCGGTCTGGGTACACCCTACTTTGATCACTTCCCTCCGGAGTTCCGCCCGTTCACGGGCTGTGATAATGAGTCCTGTATAGGGAACACTCAGCCGTAAAATTGTGACCAGTTTCTTGAAGGTGTCATCATCGACTTTCCAGGGAGAATGGGTTGTAAGCCAGGACCCGCTGGCCGGGGTCATCCGGGGAAAACTGATGGTGTGAGGACCGATACCGAACTGTTGTTCCAGATCCATGGCGTGGTACAGGAGTCCCATGACCTCAAATTTCCAGTCATACAGCCCAAACAGGGCACCGGCAGCTACATCATCAATGCCGGCATCCATGGCACGATGCAAAGCATACAAACGCCAGCGGTAATTGGCTTTCAATCCCGCCGGATGCACCCTGGCATAGGTTTCTTTATGATATGTCTCCTGAAACACCTGATAGGTGCCTATGCCCGCTTCCCAGAGTTTTTTCAGATCCCCGATGCTCATGGGAGCAGCATTGACATTTACCCGGCGGATTTCACCATATCCACTCCGGGCAGGGACCTTTACTTTATAGATATTTTTAATGGCATCGGCCATATAATCGGCATCGGACAGGGGATGTTCACCAAAGACCACAATCATCCGCTTGTGCCCTTCAGAAACAACTGCCCGGGTTTCATCCTGAACCTCATCCATGTTCAAAATCCGGCGCTTTTCCCGGGTATTATCCGTTCTGAATCCACAGTATACACAGCTGTTCACACACAAATTGCTGCAGTACAGTGGGGCAAAAAAGACAATCCGGTTGTCGTACACCTTCCGCTTGACTTCCAGTCCGGTGGCATACATTTCTTCCCACAGATCAGGATCTTTTACATGAATCAATGCCGCTGTTTCTTCAGGATCCAGACGCTCAATGGCCAGTGATTTCTGCAGGATTTCCCGGATTTTAACCGGATCAGGATTATGACCCTCTTCCAGATTTTTCAGAATTTTCCCTTCATCAATGAAATCTTTCCCGTTGATCAGGTATTTGTCAATTTCTTCCTGTTTGATTACCTGGTCTATCCAGGCAGCAGTGGATTGTACGGCCATAGCGGCTCCTATATTTTTAAGGTGGATACTTTTACATTGACGGATTCCAGCTGTCCCAAACGCCCGGACAAGGCCCCTACCTCATCCCCCGTCATCTTTAAAATCAAAAAAATAATGGCGGCGTTTTCATTCTCCACGGGATATCCTACCCGGAGGAGAATGGCATCGGCAAAATCATGCAATAATTCTCCCACCTTCCGGTATACTTTGTCACGATCATAAACGGTAATGCTTAATGTGTGATATCTCAGTTCCGTGTCCATTGGCGGCTCCCGTCGTTATTCCATCAGAAGACGGGATACCGCACCCCTGGCGCGACAGACCCGATCCCCTGACGGCAGATGAACTCCCCCATCTCAGGATGGCAACTCAATATAAATAAAGACCCAGATGAAAGTCAACAGAATATCGTGAAATTTTTCTTTATTTAATCCGTGTCCTCTTTTCTACACAGATACGCAAATTCGCAGTAGGTGCACGCTTTTTTGAAACGGTCCTTGCTGGTGTGCGGAAATGTCCCCTTTTTCAGATGGTCTGCCGCTTCCTGAAACCAGCCGATGATTTTTTCCAGGCTCAACATATCCTCCTGATCTCCACCTTCCTCCCGGATCAGGAATGGTTTTGAAGTATCCACAAACAGCCCCTTTTCGCCTGTATCCCCGATTTCTTTGGACATTTCGTAGGGTTTGTGATTTTTGGGGATACTCTCATAAACAAAAACAGTCTGGTATCCGGGAAACGCTTCTTTCACCTTCAGATAATAAACCAGGGGTTGAATATTAAATCCGGCTGCTACATCCTTTACCGAATAGGATGACCCGGTTTTATAGTCTGATATAAGGATCTGCTTTTTTTCATGATCCACAAAGACTTTATCAATGGTCCCTTTAAGGACCAAATCTTCAAAGGCTTTATGTTTCAACACAGGCCAGATCCGGGAATCTTCGGAAGATTCAGGATTATCAAATTTCTGTTCGAAAAAGCAGTTAAGCTGATTAAAAGTATAAAGAATCTCTATGTTTTTCCTTATGAGATCAGCCATTTTTCCTTTTGGAGGATTCTCATCAAGACCCCGGGTGAGAAAACGAAACCGTTGTTTGGCCCAGATATCTGTTTCCGGATCGTGATCCCGTTTTTTCAGTTCCTCATCCACCACCTGTTTCATGAGTGAGATCGCTTCTTCTTTCGACCGTGTAAATCCCCCTTCTTCCCCAAAGCGATGGAGGATGGCATGGACAAATCCGCCCAATTCCTTGTTTTCTTTTCCCTGTTTGTCCCCATCAGTTTGCCGGAGATTGAGAATTTCACTGAACCAGTATCGCATGGGACACACAACCAGATGTTCCACCTGGGTAGCAGATGTTTTATGGGGCAATTTCACCGGTCTGGCCAGTCCGTGATAGGGCCCCGGCAATCCATCTGATTTCCTTTCCGGGTCAGTTTGCCTTTTCATCCATTCATTATGGCGCCGGATGGCAGGCAGATCGGGAGCCGGATGGATCATGGCCGAGGAAAAGTTGCGATAGAATGAGCGCCGGCCAGGCGTTACTGTGTGGATTTCAGGCGATGGAACCTGTTCAAAAGCTTCCAGGAGAGCGGAAGGTTCAGTCGCCGAACTGTTGGAAAGTGATTTGGAAGCCATAAACCGGATCTCTTTCAGCCGGCACCAATGGTTGAGCATACGCCGGTTCAGATACCAGGGATTGTAAGGAGGTTCGCTGAAAAAGGGGTTCCGGAGCATCCGGACCGGAAAATCGGTCTGGTTCAACCCCAAAAGCCACAGGCAATCGGGTTCCAGATTCATAGTATCCAAAAAACCCGTGACGGGAATGCCCTGCCGCCGGTCTCTCCGGGGAATTTCCTCCTGGTTAATCCATTCCCTGAGGAGGATGAGTCCCTCCTGCTTCATCTCTCCCTCATCGACTCCCACCATCTGCAATGACGGGATGGTCTTTCGAATCAGTCCGGCAAGTGTTTCCCGGACCTTTTGGTCCAGATCCATACCATCATTGGGTGCCAGGTTTTCCGGTATTTTATCCATTGTCTGTTTCAGATAATCCAGGCAGCGGGATATGCTTTTCAAAGAGGCTATGTGCTCCAGAAGACGAACCACAACCCGGTCGTATGTATCACGGCAGGACTCGTGTTCCGGTCCCCTCTTTCTATCCAGGAACAACCTGATAGCATCCGGTGATTCCAGAGCATTCTGCCGGAGATACAGATCCAGTCTGTAAAGAGACTGGGATGGCTGAACGATGGGATCCAGGAGGACGGGAGCAATCATTACCCAATCTGCCTGGTGAATATTTTCCATCAGAGTTATGAGATTCAAAAAATAGTGACCCAAAGGAGTTTGTTTCAGGGGAATACGTGTGGAAAAGGAGACGGGAATGTGATATTCGCCGGCAATACGGCGGATCAGGGGTTCATATTCGGATGGATTGGACACGGCAATATGGCAGGAATCAAGATCGGCAGGTTGACGGGCAATGATTTCCCGGAAAACTGTCCGGACTTCATCTTCAGAGCGGTTGCAAACGACTACC
This window of the Candidatus Neomarinimicrobiota bacterium genome carries:
- the hydG gene encoding [FeFe] hydrogenase H-cluster radical SAM maturase HydG, with the protein product MAVQSTAAWIDQVIKQEEIDKYLINGKDFIDEGKILKNLEEGHNPDPVKIREILQKSLAIERLDPEETAALIHVKDPDLWEEMYATGLEVKRKVYDNRIVFFAPLYCSNLCVNSCVYCGFRTDNTREKRRILNMDEVQDETRAVVSEGHKRMIVVFGEHPLSDADYMADAIKNIYKVKVPARSGYGEIRRVNVNAAPMSIGDLKKLWEAGIGTYQVFQETYHKETYARVHPAGLKANYRWRLYALHRAMDAGIDDVAAGALFGLYDWKFEVMGLLYHAMDLEQQFGIGPHTISFPRMTPASGSWLTTHSPWKVDDDTFKKLVTILRLSVPYTGLIITARERAELRREVIKVGCTQTDASTKIGIGGYTEALKVLNNVQQGDQDEDAQQFILGDTRRLDDVVRELAEMDMITSFCTAGYRCGRTGDKIMGLLKSCTEGKFCKLNAVLTFKEYLEDYASPETKAVGEKLLEKELAEIRSIPFFKRGKLLENFENYYQRISTGERDVYI
- a CDS encoding iron-only hydrogenase system regulator: MDTELRYHTLSITVYDRDKVYRKVGELLHDFADAILLRVGYPVENENAAIIFLILKMTGDEVGALSGRLGQLESVNVKVSTLKI